A stretch of the Streptomyces sp. WMMB303 genome encodes the following:
- a CDS encoding Asp23/Gls24 family envelope stress response protein has product MTSRIHPPASPPPPEPPGASDPDDELLPCGRLLSQVWADWEEGTSDGHERTCPHCRRAVEELDHLETAVRGLHDEADDPVAYDAAPLTQRVMDIVRVELRPGRPLPLAPPPEDLWIMETAAARTLRAAAEQVPGVRAGSCRIAPESDSAGRVSVRLGIQVLLSVSDSPELSDLPGLADAVRLRVERAADRYLGLRTVAVDVRVTDLVDADAEVPGSDPANANAPDGTAGNAPDGAESGNSTEKGTGR; this is encoded by the coding sequence ATGACCAGTCGTATCCACCCGCCCGCTTCCCCGCCCCCGCCCGAGCCGCCCGGCGCGTCCGACCCGGACGACGAACTGCTGCCCTGCGGGCGGCTGCTGTCGCAGGTGTGGGCCGACTGGGAGGAGGGCACCTCCGACGGCCACGAGCGCACCTGCCCGCACTGCCGCCGCGCGGTCGAGGAGTTGGACCACCTGGAGACGGCCGTGCGGGGGCTGCACGACGAGGCGGACGACCCGGTGGCCTACGACGCGGCGCCGCTGACGCAGCGCGTCATGGACATCGTCCGCGTGGAACTGCGCCCCGGGCGCCCGCTGCCCCTGGCCCCGCCCCCCGAAGACCTGTGGATCATGGAGACGGCGGCGGCCCGTACGCTGCGCGCCGCCGCCGAACAGGTGCCGGGCGTCCGGGCAGGCTCCTGCCGCATCGCCCCGGAATCGGACTCCGCGGGCCGGGTGTCCGTGCGTCTCGGCATCCAGGTGCTGCTGTCCGTGTCCGACTCGCCCGAATTGTCCGACCTGCCGGGTCTCGCCGACGCGGTGCGCCTGCGGGTGGAGCGGGCCGCGGACCGGTACCTGGGGTTGCGGACCGTCGCGGTCGACGTCCGCGTCACGGACCTGGTGGACGCCGACGCCGAGGTGCCGGGTTCGGACCCGGCGAACGCGAACGCGCCGGACGGAACCGCGGGGAACGCGCCGGACGGAGCCGAATCCGGGAACAGCACCGAGAAGGGTACGGGCCGATGA
- a CDS encoding sigma-70 family RNA polymerase sigma factor, giving the protein MTGDRTSAGPPGGGDGPDDALLTVRAVEGDEEAFAVLVRRHAPALVRLATRLLGGRAEAEDAVQDAFISAWRKLPEFRGDSVFGTWLYRIVTNRCLNTLRARRPQDPLDAAQEPAAPAHTVAPDRIAEGRAAVGDLHRALAELSAEQRTCWILREWDGQSYAFIADTVGITQQAVRARVFRARRHLTNALGAWR; this is encoded by the coding sequence GTGACGGGGGACCGCACATCCGCCGGACCACCGGGCGGCGGGGACGGGCCCGACGACGCCCTGCTGACCGTCCGCGCGGTCGAGGGCGACGAGGAGGCGTTCGCCGTCCTCGTACGTCGGCACGCTCCGGCGCTGGTCCGGCTGGCCACCCGGCTGCTCGGCGGCCGGGCCGAGGCGGAGGACGCGGTGCAGGACGCGTTCATCAGCGCCTGGCGCAAGCTGCCCGAGTTCCGCGGGGACTCCGTCTTCGGCACGTGGCTCTACCGCATCGTCACCAACCGGTGCCTGAACACCCTGCGCGCCCGCAGGCCGCAGGATCCGCTGGACGCGGCGCAGGAGCCGGCCGCACCCGCGCACACCGTCGCGCCCGACCGGATCGCCGAAGGACGTGCGGCCGTGGGCGACCTGCACCGCGCGCTCGCGGAGCTCTCGGCCGAGCAGCGGACCTGCTGGATCCTGCGAGAATGGGACGGCCAGTCCTACGCCTTCATCGCGGACACCGTCGGCATCACCCAACAGGCCGTCCGCGCCCGTGTCTTCCGCGCCCGACGCCATCTCACCAACGCTCTGGGGGCCTGGCGATGA
- a CDS encoding DUF4232 domain-containing protein, translated as MGSRFSFHTSRLVLAAAGAAVLAATGAATASAAAAPDGGARAEAGQQAGWGQACGTDDLNFTVSTETQAGGYYLVTAKAKPGITCYLEGTIPSASFGSAADTHASPAEQAVTDTVELSGSTAAYAGISPKSTNSNGGREFGQLILAVAGDEAHPVGFQLPETVEVDRPVTTNWHADPADAVPFAA; from the coding sequence ATGGGTTCGCGCTTTTCCTTCCATACTTCCCGTCTTGTCCTGGCTGCCGCCGGTGCGGCAGTCCTCGCAGCCACCGGCGCGGCGACGGCTTCCGCTGCCGCCGCCCCGGACGGCGGTGCGCGCGCCGAGGCCGGTCAGCAGGCCGGGTGGGGGCAGGCGTGCGGTACCGACGACCTGAACTTCACGGTCAGCACGGAGACCCAGGCCGGGGGCTACTACCTCGTCACCGCCAAGGCCAAGCCCGGCATCACGTGCTACCTGGAGGGCACCATCCCCTCCGCCTCCTTCGGCTCGGCCGCCGACACCCACGCGTCGCCCGCCGAGCAGGCGGTCACGGACACCGTCGAGCTCTCCGGCTCCACGGCCGCCTACGCCGGTATCAGCCCCAAGTCGACCAACAGCAACGGCGGCAGGGAGTTCGGTCAACTCATCCTCGCTGTCGCCGGTGACGAGGCCCACCCCGTCGGCTTCCAGCTCCCCGAGACCGTCGAGGTCGACCGGCCCGTCACCACCAACTGGCACGCCGACCCCGCCGACGCCGTCCCCTTCGCCGCCTGA
- a CDS encoding Asp23/Gls24 family envelope stress response protein, producing MSQHAVLSEDLAAAVRDVPGVAFLTPGITRRLRSALTGSESASPAGLRVSRPAEPGARWRIDVRIVTSAEARAVDVARAARAAVTARLTRTHPADTARVTVTVTGVV from the coding sequence ATGAGTCAGCACGCCGTCCTCAGCGAGGACCTCGCCGCGGCCGTCCGGGACGTGCCCGGCGTCGCCTTCCTCACGCCCGGCATCACCCGGCGGCTGCGGTCCGCGCTCACCGGCTCCGAGAGCGCGTCCCCCGCGGGCCTGCGCGTCAGCCGCCCCGCGGAACCGGGTGCCCGGTGGCGGATCGACGTACGGATCGTCACCTCCGCCGAGGCGCGCGCGGTGGATGTCGCCCGCGCGGCGAGAGCCGCCGTCACGGCCCGCCTGACCCGGACCCACCCGGCCGACACCGCCCGGGTGACCGTCACCGTCACCGGTGTCGTCTGA
- a CDS encoding class I SAM-dependent methyltransferase has protein sequence MHPDTTPSSRQDLQHPRFARQYLKIAVAADRRGGSAHRRLLLEGLSGRVLEVGAGQGRNFPHYPEAVTELVALEPEDSLRAAAERSAPAAPVPVTVVAGQACGLPVGTRTVDAVVFSLVLCSIADPGAALAEAARVLRPGGQVRFYEHVRSRNRLGALLQSTVAPLWRRVGGGCRPDRDTEALVRSAGFTVQRLDRFGFSPTPGTPPLPHVVGTATAP, from the coding sequence GTGCATCCGGACACCACACCGTCCAGCAGGCAGGACCTCCAGCATCCGCGCTTCGCGCGCCAGTACCTCAAGATCGCCGTCGCGGCGGACCGCCGGGGCGGCTCCGCACACCGGCGGCTCCTGCTGGAAGGGCTCAGCGGCCGGGTGCTGGAGGTCGGTGCGGGTCAAGGGCGCAACTTCCCGCACTATCCGGAAGCCGTCACCGAACTCGTCGCCCTCGAACCCGAGGACTCCCTGCGGGCTGCGGCCGAGCGGTCGGCGCCCGCGGCGCCCGTGCCCGTGACGGTCGTCGCGGGGCAGGCCTGCGGGCTGCCGGTCGGCACCCGGACGGTCGACGCCGTCGTCTTCTCCCTCGTGCTGTGCAGCATCGCCGATCCGGGTGCCGCGCTGGCGGAAGCCGCCCGCGTGCTGCGCCCCGGCGGGCAGGTGCGTTTCTACGAGCACGTCCGGTCGCGGAACCGACTCGGCGCGCTGCTCCAGAGCACGGTGGCGCCGCTGTGGCGCCGGGTCGGAGGCGGCTGCCGTCCCGACCGGGACACCGAGGCACTCGTGCGGTCCGCCGGGTTCACCGTGCAGCGGCTCGACCGGTTCGGCTTCTCCCCCACCCCCGGCACCCCGCCCCTCCCCCACGTCGTCGGTACCGCGACCGCGCCATGA
- a CDS encoding NAD-binding protein codes for MTAPSPSEQPRDTATPAGPETAPERTGDGVPRAYYVVIGSDAARRVCGSLRSAGHLVRHLRQPSDEELRPALDGEVAGVAVLFDDDVESLRYALAVEHVRPRVPLVVTVFDRTVAEQLARMVPNCRVTSSADVAAPVLLAACVQPDLLALRQTPDGPVGARWEQGAVRLEAYRPPRSLRYRARLGKIRGQLRPHDGSSRIMLAGLAGLFGVLLADWIWAVTLHHRPPVEALVEAARTLATVGPATAHGSTAYLVFTSVAMLVTIVLTAVFTAGMVDRLLAPRAIGMVGSRALPRAGHVVVVGLGQVGLRLCTRVQALGFGVIAVERDPAAPNLRLAKALGIPVVVADARDRFVLRKLRLHTAQAMAAVASDDLDNIAVAVAARAVDPDLRVVVRAGDHEAIAETRSLFSIGIVRDLASLSAAWTTASLTGLRPYGVLAQDSRLLVEGPSGSFSPWPYTGRCAHHQDGGRSGAESPDRGGPPAADTGG; via the coding sequence ATGACTGCGCCTTCCCCCTCTGAACAGCCCCGCGACACCGCCACCCCGGCAGGGCCGGAGACAGCGCCGGAGAGAACGGGGGACGGCGTACCGCGGGCGTACTACGTCGTGATCGGCAGCGATGCCGCACGCAGAGTCTGCGGTTCCCTGCGGTCCGCCGGGCACCTCGTACGCCACCTGCGGCAGCCCTCGGACGAAGAGCTGCGCCCGGCGCTGGACGGCGAGGTGGCGGGCGTCGCGGTGCTGTTCGACGACGACGTCGAGTCCCTGCGCTACGCGCTCGCGGTGGAGCACGTCCGCCCCCGCGTCCCGCTCGTGGTGACGGTCTTCGACCGGACCGTCGCCGAGCAACTGGCGCGCATGGTCCCCAACTGCCGGGTCACCTCGTCCGCCGACGTCGCCGCGCCGGTCCTGCTCGCCGCCTGCGTCCAGCCCGACCTGCTGGCCCTCCGGCAGACCCCGGACGGGCCCGTCGGTGCGCGCTGGGAGCAGGGCGCGGTCCGGCTGGAGGCGTACCGGCCGCCGCGCTCCCTGCGGTACCGGGCCCGACTGGGCAAGATCCGCGGCCAGTTGCGCCCGCACGACGGCAGTTCGCGGATCATGCTCGCCGGACTGGCCGGGCTCTTCGGTGTGCTGCTGGCGGACTGGATCTGGGCCGTGACCCTCCACCACCGGCCGCCCGTGGAAGCCCTCGTCGAAGCCGCGCGCACACTGGCGACGGTCGGCCCCGCGACCGCCCACGGTTCGACCGCCTATCTGGTGTTCACCAGCGTCGCCATGCTGGTCACCATCGTCCTCACCGCCGTCTTCACCGCCGGGATGGTCGACCGGCTGCTGGCTCCGCGTGCGATCGGCATGGTCGGCTCCCGGGCGCTGCCGCGAGCCGGGCACGTCGTGGTCGTCGGGCTGGGGCAGGTCGGTCTCCGGCTGTGCACCCGGGTGCAGGCACTCGGCTTCGGTGTGATCGCGGTGGAGCGTGACCCGGCCGCCCCGAACCTCCGGCTGGCGAAGGCGCTCGGGATCCCCGTCGTCGTCGCCGACGCGCGGGACCGGTTCGTGCTGCGCAAGCTGCGCCTCCACACGGCCCAGGCGATGGCGGCCGTCGCCTCCGACGACCTGGACAACATCGCCGTCGCCGTGGCCGCGCGGGCGGTCGACCCCGATCTGCGGGTCGTCGTCCGGGCGGGTGACCACGAGGCCATCGCGGAGACCCGGTCCCTGTTCAGTATCGGTATCGTCCGCGACCTCGCCAGCCTGAGCGCCGCCTGGACCACTGCCAGTCTGACCGGACTGCGGCCGTACGGAGTGCTCGCACAGGACTCCCGGCTGCTCGTGGAGGGACCGAGTGGATCGTTCAGCCCGTGGCCGTACACGGGCCGGTGCGCGCACCACCAGGACGGCGGCCGGAGCGGGGCGGAGAGCCCTGACCGGGGCGGGCCGCCGGCAGCGGACACGGGTGGGTGA
- a CDS encoding response regulator transcription factor, with amino-acid sequence MIRVVVVDDEELVRSGLRLVLGTAPDIEVVAVCGGGAAVATVLAHRPDVLLLDIRMPDVDGLTVLRRLHAGPDTEAPRTAMLTTFDAEEYLGAALHAGAAGFLLKDTAPEQLVHAVRVLADGGRVLAPGVTSTLIGGFLGGRHCTDAERRAARLTCRERQVLALVGEGLSNSGIAQRLNLAHGTVKDHVSALLAKLGGLNRVQAAVLADRAGLVGCLSAERPGQPERPGQPEAADRAEEHGRHGEHGRSAEHERRDRAAHPAPGPPPGTAGTVP; translated from the coding sequence GTGATCCGGGTCGTGGTCGTGGACGACGAGGAGCTGGTGCGTTCCGGGCTGCGGCTGGTCCTGGGAACGGCACCGGACATCGAGGTGGTCGCCGTCTGCGGCGGGGGCGCAGCGGTCGCCACGGTGCTGGCCCACCGTCCGGACGTCCTGCTGCTGGACATCCGGATGCCGGACGTGGACGGACTGACCGTGCTGCGTCGGCTCCACGCCGGCCCGGACACGGAGGCACCGCGGACCGCGATGCTGACCACGTTCGACGCGGAGGAGTATCTGGGCGCCGCGCTGCACGCGGGCGCCGCGGGCTTCCTCCTCAAGGACACCGCACCCGAGCAGTTGGTGCACGCCGTACGGGTGCTGGCGGACGGCGGCCGGGTGCTCGCGCCGGGCGTGACGTCGACCCTGATCGGCGGCTTCCTGGGCGGCAGGCACTGCACGGACGCCGAGCGCCGTGCGGCCCGCCTCACCTGCCGCGAGCGGCAGGTACTGGCGCTGGTCGGCGAGGGGCTGTCCAACAGCGGCATCGCACAGCGGCTGAACCTGGCACACGGCACGGTCAAGGACCATGTCAGCGCGCTGCTGGCGAAGCTGGGCGGACTCAACCGCGTCCAGGCCGCCGTACTGGCCGACCGGGCGGGACTCGTGGGATGCCTGTCAGCCGAGCGACCGGGGCAGCCGGAGCGGCCGGGGCAGCCGGAAGCAGCGGACCGGGCCGAGGAGCACGGCCGGCATGGAGAACACGGCCGGTCCGCGGAGCACGAACGGCGGGATCGGGCGGCGCACCCCGCCCCCGGCCCCCCTCCCGGCACCGCCGGCACCGTGCCGTGA
- a CDS encoding serine hydrolase: MTARITNARKTVTAVAVGGSLLALSPLVARAVTADDPAPTVTAKGAALVDGRSGAALFDKAADTARPMASTAKIMVASVVLDTDGVDLDRRVTVRKQYRDYVAKHHASTADLQTGDKVTVRQLLYASLLPSGADAAYALADTYGTGETHAERVRSFLRKMNAKARELHLRKTAFDTFDGTRGDTSTPTELAKLTRHAMRHSTFRKVVGTKRYRGDAPAANGRTRTYTWTNTNQLLGAYDGAVGIKTGTTERAGECLVFAATRDGKTLVGTVLDSDDRYTDAAKLLDHGFGSDSAKDLRIRELPSGSQHD, translated from the coding sequence ATGACCGCCAGAATCACGAACGCACGCAAGACCGTAACCGCCGTCGCCGTGGGCGGTTCGCTGCTCGCCCTCTCCCCGCTGGTCGCCCGGGCCGTCACGGCCGACGATCCGGCCCCGACCGTCACCGCGAAGGGCGCCGCGCTGGTGGACGGCAGGAGCGGTGCCGCGCTCTTCGACAAGGCCGCGGACACCGCACGTCCGATGGCCAGCACCGCGAAGATCATGGTCGCCTCCGTGGTCCTCGACACCGACGGCGTCGACCTCGACCGCAGGGTGACCGTGCGCAAGCAGTACCGCGACTACGTGGCGAAACACCACGCCAGCACGGCGGATCTCCAGACCGGCGACAAGGTCACCGTCCGCCAGCTCCTCTACGCCTCCCTGCTGCCCTCCGGGGCCGACGCCGCCTACGCCCTCGCCGACACCTACGGGACCGGCGAGACCCACGCGGAACGGGTCCGCTCGTTCCTGCGGAAGATGAACGCCAAGGCCCGGGAACTCCACCTCCGCAAAACGGCGTTCGACACCTTCGACGGCACGCGCGGCGACACCAGCACGCCCACCGAACTGGCGAAACTGACCCGGCACGCCATGCGGCACAGCACGTTCCGCAAGGTGGTGGGGACCAAGCGGTACAGGGGCGACGCACCCGCCGCCAACGGCCGCACCCGCACCTACACCTGGACCAACACCAACCAGCTCCTCGGCGCGTACGACGGTGCCGTCGGCATCAAGACCGGCACGACCGAGCGGGCCGGCGAGTGCCTGGTCTTCGCGGCCACCCGGGACGGCAAGACCCTGGTGGGCACGGTGCTGGACAGCGACGACCGCTACACCGACGCGGCGAAACTGCTGGACCACGGGTTCGGGTCCGACAGCGCGAAGGATCTGAGGATCCGCGAGCTGCCGTCCGGCTCCCAGCACGACTGA
- a CDS encoding YihY/virulence factor BrkB family protein, which produces MWNDDLNDYAAALTYYAILTVLPALLVTVLSFTLISPDAAALFVTHVTRYAPGQSGSELHNLLAHILSPRSGTWTLLAAGGGSALWSACSYLAVFRRALHRMHRIPDSRSPLRKLPRIVATALSLLMLLLVSALVLLLSGPVARLLGRLLHLGGTAPLVWGLVRWPLLLCLVALTVLVVFRTGPPPARRRRDSLPGGVLAAGLWLTVSAGFAFYTSLLGAYSRLYGSLAGIVVFLIWLWLSNLALLAGAQFTAELRGGVPAPAPSPGRPPGPGADPSPPGVRA; this is translated from the coding sequence ATGTGGAACGACGACCTCAACGACTACGCGGCGGCCCTGACGTACTACGCCATACTCACCGTGCTGCCGGCGCTGCTCGTCACCGTGCTGTCCTTCACCCTCATCAGCCCGGACGCCGCCGCGCTGTTCGTCACCCACGTCACCCGGTACGCGCCCGGCCAGTCCGGCAGCGAGCTGCACAACCTGCTCGCCCACATCCTCAGCCCGCGCTCCGGAACGTGGACGCTGCTGGCGGCGGGCGGGGGCAGCGCACTGTGGTCGGCATGCAGCTACCTCGCCGTCTTCCGCCGTGCGCTGCACCGCATGCATCGCATCCCGGACAGCCGCTCCCCGCTGCGCAAGCTCCCCCGGATCGTGGCGACCGCGCTGAGCCTGCTCATGCTGCTCCTCGTCAGCGCTCTCGTACTACTGCTGAGCGGGCCGGTCGCGCGACTCCTCGGCAGGCTGCTTCACCTGGGGGGCACCGCGCCGCTGGTCTGGGGCCTGGTGCGCTGGCCGCTGCTGCTGTGCCTGGTGGCCCTCACCGTGCTGGTCGTCTTCCGTACCGGCCCCCCGCCCGCACGCCGACGCCGCGACAGCCTGCCCGGCGGTGTGCTCGCCGCCGGGCTGTGGCTGACGGTCTCGGCGGGCTTCGCCTTCTACACCTCGCTGCTGGGCGCCTACAGCAGGCTCTACGGCTCGCTCGCCGGGATCGTGGTCTTCCTGATCTGGCTGTGGCTGTCCAACCTCGCGCTGCTGGCCGGAGCCCAGTTCACGGCCGAGCTCCGGGGCGGCGTCCCGGCCCCCGCCCCCTCTCCGGGCCGGCCCCCGGGGCCGGGCGCGGACCCCTCCCCTCCTGGGGTCCGCGCCTGA
- a CDS encoding PH domain-containing protein, with product MTETWEVPCSAPWRRALWLSAGLGTAVTVLEAARAIHLGTLPNPWPGIGLLVALISFAMLHAVSHRVTADADGVHLRSLLRRRHIPWSDISDLRVRRMHTDNWRVPETHRILVVLHGRRKCLLPLPICRSAAELPDFETKLAALRALHRRHAPASAPRTDRVPVISARTAGRNWAGSLALCVLLLAGAGTALAFVPAAETNKRAWEAAVPCTAATPTAERGECLTTLRAEIERTDANRPKQRSWLYFTEGRPLERLGVSREAALDFEAGDRVELTVWRHEVREVSGAGRLWREHFPGAGDVVMVAAACLLAAGLPGARILMRLRGRRLPEDEVIPSALPFAGALAGTAGWLLPLCYLHPLDFLASPAVTAWTAGGSVASAGLFAWAWYASRIRRPDTGTGAGTGTGTAPGTAAVTGTSGTTRARGTTARGDVFLAARFLEHTDYNPNGFGSHVVLGDGPPAVAPHGGPGRFAAKPLPVERLTVRAVRRPRGGDGESVPRKWHIADLDDAGTPVRLAAAPADLARIVAELRRRPGAPAESGV from the coding sequence ATGACCGAAACGTGGGAAGTGCCGTGCTCCGCGCCGTGGCGGCGCGCCCTGTGGCTCTCCGCCGGGCTCGGCACCGCCGTGACCGTTCTGGAGGCGGCCCGCGCGATCCACCTGGGAACGCTCCCGAACCCCTGGCCGGGGATCGGTCTGCTGGTCGCGCTGATCAGCTTCGCGATGCTCCACGCGGTCAGCCACCGGGTGACCGCGGACGCGGACGGTGTGCACCTCCGCTCGCTGCTGCGCCGTCGGCACATACCGTGGAGCGACATCTCCGACCTTCGAGTCCGGCGGATGCACACGGACAATTGGCGCGTCCCGGAGACCCACCGCATCCTGGTGGTGCTGCACGGTCGGCGCAAGTGCCTCCTGCCGCTGCCGATATGCCGCTCGGCGGCCGAGCTGCCCGACTTCGAGACCAAGCTGGCGGCGCTGCGCGCACTGCACCGTCGCCACGCGCCCGCCTCGGCCCCGCGCACCGACCGCGTCCCCGTCATCTCGGCCCGGACCGCCGGACGCAACTGGGCCGGGTCACTGGCCCTGTGCGTACTGCTGCTGGCGGGTGCGGGCACCGCGCTCGCCTTCGTACCGGCGGCCGAGACGAACAAGCGCGCATGGGAGGCGGCCGTCCCCTGCACCGCGGCAACGCCGACAGCGGAGCGCGGCGAGTGCCTGACCACGCTGCGGGCCGAGATCGAGCGGACCGACGCCAACCGCCCCAAGCAGCGCAGCTGGCTGTACTTCACCGAGGGCCGCCCGCTGGAGCGGCTCGGCGTCTCACGTGAGGCCGCGCTCGACTTCGAGGCCGGTGACCGGGTCGAACTGACCGTCTGGCGGCACGAGGTGCGGGAGGTCTCGGGGGCGGGCCGGCTGTGGCGCGAGCACTTCCCCGGCGCGGGGGACGTGGTGATGGTGGCGGCCGCATGCCTGCTGGCGGCGGGGCTGCCCGGGGCGCGGATCCTGATGCGGCTGCGCGGGCGGCGGCTGCCGGAGGACGAGGTCATCCCCTCGGCGCTGCCGTTCGCGGGCGCGCTGGCCGGCACCGCCGGGTGGCTGCTGCCGCTCTGCTACCTTCACCCGCTGGACTTCCTGGCCTCGCCCGCGGTGACGGCCTGGACGGCGGGCGGCTCGGTGGCCAGCGCGGGCCTGTTCGCCTGGGCCTGGTACGCCAGCCGCATCCGCAGGCCCGACACGGGAACGGGTGCGGGCACCGGGACGGGCACGGCGCCCGGGACGGCGGCCGTGACCGGAACCTCCGGGACGACCCGCGCACGTGGGACCACGGCGCGCGGTGACGTCTTCCTGGCCGCACGCTTCCTGGAACACACCGACTACAACCCGAACGGCTTCGGCAGCCACGTCGTTCTCGGCGACGGCCCGCCCGCGGTGGCTCCCCACGGGGGCCCGGGCCGGTTCGCGGCGAAGCCGCTGCCGGTGGAGCGGCTGACCGTGCGGGCCGTGCGGCGTCCGCGGGGCGGCGACGGCGAATCCGTCCCCAGAAAGTGGCACATCGCCGACCTCGACGACGCGGGCACGCCGGTGCGCCTCGCGGCCGCCCCCGCCGACCTGGCCCGCATCGTCGCGGAGCTGCGCCGCCGGCCGGGCGCTCCGGCGGAGTCCGGGGTGTGA
- a CDS encoding DUF6286 domain-containing Asp23/Gls24 family envelope stress response protein: MTAAARRGTTTVADKVVRKIAEQAAGEALPGPAAGRASGSASVHGRRASVALRLPLPYPAPLSDTARRVQRHVTDRTGELTGLGVAPARLTVTRLTVPSQPAAPGVSGPAPTSGSGTAIGSAATAGSGTTPGPPAGEVPADEMPTCEVPASGPSAAARRAPRRWWSARRAPAAVLTLSAAAGCAAVTADVVRVHVAHRPAAAWRTRTVEWLSVHGPGEVPVVVGSAVVAVLGLWMLVLALTPGRRHRFTLAAATPVRNVAVDRSTVAALLRDTVGDVEGVAAVRVRVGRHRATVRAALAFGDRGQAHEQAASAAHAVLADCLLRRTPRLRVRLTPEPTWQPPDSAPPPSSYGPAAAPPGPGADSGPATPSDPTAPAAPAPSSEPADGTGIMDATGSSTGAESDTDNSTASPGGER, translated from the coding sequence ATGACCGCTGCCGCCCGGCGGGGCACCACCACCGTCGCGGACAAGGTCGTACGCAAGATCGCCGAGCAGGCCGCCGGGGAGGCGCTGCCCGGTCCGGCTGCGGGCCGCGCCAGCGGCTCGGCGTCCGTCCACGGGCGGCGGGCCTCCGTGGCGCTGCGCCTGCCGCTGCCCTATCCGGCACCGCTGTCGGACACCGCAAGGCGGGTGCAGCGTCATGTGACCGACCGGACCGGCGAGTTGACCGGACTGGGCGTCGCCCCCGCACGGCTGACCGTGACCCGCCTGACGGTGCCGTCGCAACCGGCGGCCCCCGGAGTGTCGGGCCCGGCCCCGACGTCCGGCTCGGGCACGGCGATCGGCTCGGCTGCGACGGCAGGTTCGGGCACGACGCCCGGTCCCCCGGCGGGCGAGGTGCCGGCGGACGAGATGCCGACGTGCGAGGTGCCGGCGAGCGGGCCGTCGGCCGCAGCGCGGCGGGCGCCGCGCCGCTGGTGGTCGGCAAGGCGTGCCCCCGCCGCGGTCCTGACCCTGTCGGCCGCCGCCGGATGTGCGGCGGTGACCGCCGATGTCGTGCGTGTCCACGTCGCCCACCGTCCGGCCGCCGCCTGGCGGACACGGACGGTCGAGTGGCTGTCCGTACACGGTCCGGGTGAGGTGCCGGTCGTCGTCGGGAGTGCGGTCGTGGCGGTGCTGGGCCTCTGGATGCTGGTGCTCGCGCTCACCCCCGGCCGTCGCCACCGGTTCACGCTGGCCGCGGCCACACCCGTGCGGAACGTGGCGGTCGACCGGTCGACCGTCGCGGCGCTGCTCCGGGACACCGTCGGGGACGTCGAGGGTGTCGCGGCGGTACGGGTGCGGGTCGGGCGCCACCGCGCCACCGTCCGAGCCGCGCTGGCCTTCGGCGACCGCGGACAGGCCCACGAGCAGGCCGCTTCCGCCGCCCACGCGGTGCTGGCGGACTGCCTGCTGCGCCGCACCCCGCGCCTGCGGGTGCGGCTCACCCCCGAACCCACCTGGCAGCCCCCGGACTCCGCGCCACCGCCCTCGTCGTACGGGCCCGCAGCAGCACCTCCCGGCCCCGGCGCCGACTCCGGCCCCGCGACACCCTCCGACCCGACAGCGCCTGCCGCTCCGGCGCCCTCGTCCGAACCGGCCGACGGCACCGGCATCATGGATGCCACCGGCAGCAGCACCGGCGCCGAATCCGACACCGACAACAGCACCGCGTCCCCGGGAGGTGAGCGCTGA
- a CDS encoding Asp23/Gls24 family envelope stress response protein, whose protein sequence is MTTQQTEQTEQTEQQTQRRNAPVSQKASRAQQPEKPATGTTEVAQGVSGVDQPAPTRGKTSIADVVVVKIAGIAAREIPGVFDMGGGLSRTLGAVRDRVPGGRPNVGRGVKVEVGERQTAIDLELVVDYGVSITDVAADVRENVIGAVERITGLEVVEVNIAVIDVHLPEDDTEDGSADSRVE, encoded by the coding sequence ATGACCACGCAGCAGACCGAGCAGACCGAACAGACCGAGCAGCAGACCCAGCGGCGGAACGCGCCGGTGTCCCAGAAGGCGTCCCGGGCACAGCAGCCGGAGAAGCCCGCGACGGGGACGACCGAGGTCGCCCAGGGCGTATCCGGCGTGGACCAGCCGGCGCCGACACGCGGCAAGACCTCCATCGCCGACGTCGTGGTGGTCAAGATCGCCGGGATCGCGGCGCGGGAGATCCCCGGCGTGTTCGACATGGGCGGCGGGCTGTCCCGCACCCTCGGCGCCGTCCGGGACCGGGTGCCCGGCGGGCGGCCGAACGTGGGCCGCGGCGTGAAGGTCGAGGTCGGCGAGCGGCAGACCGCCATCGACCTGGAACTGGTCGTCGACTACGGCGTGTCCATCACGGACGTGGCCGCAGACGTGCGCGAGAACGTCATCGGCGCCGTCGAGCGGATCACCGGCCTGGAGGTCGTCGAGGTCAATATCGCCGTCATAGACGTTCACCTGCCCGAGGACGACACCGAGGACGGATCGGCCGACTCCCGCGTCGAGTGA